CGCCGTAGTTGCAGGGGCCGTCCGGCAGGGTGGTCAGTCGCCAGGACCCGGAGGTCTTCGGCGCGGTGTCCTTCAGGCTGTTGATGGCCCACACCGCCGTGGTCATGGTGGCGACGCGGCCGCCGCTCATGGCCGCGTTGAAGTCGGGCGTGCCGTCCGTGATCCTGGCGCTGAGGCCCTGGCGGAGGATGTCCACGGACAGGTCCCAGGCGCGCCGGATGTGCTCCTGGTCGCCGATGAAGCGGTTGTCCGCGTCCACGAACTGCTTAGGGCTCTGCAGCAGCACCTGCTGGAAGACGTTGCCGATGTTGCTCACGAGGTAGGGCGTGCCGGGCACCTTTCGCCGCAGCGTCCGTCCGGCGGCGATGAAGTCCTCCCACGAGGAGAGCTCTTCGGCGACGTCCACCGGCTCGTGGGGCAGTCCGGCCTGGTCGAAGAGGTCGCGGCGGTAGTAGAGCGCGGTGGGGCCGGCGTCGAGGGGGAAGCCGATCATCCGGCCCGTCGGGGTGAAGCAGGCCTTCCACTTCCAGTCGAGGTACTGGTCGCGGACGGATTGAGCACCGAGCGTGCGCAGGTCGAGGAACTCGTCCTCGTCGGGGAAGAACGTGGCGAGGTTGTCGTTGTTGACGACCGTCAGGTCCGGCACGTAGGCGCGGGCGGCGAGGCTGGTGCGCACCTTGGAGTCGATGTCGCCGTCCGGGACCTGGGAGCCCTTCACCTTCAGCCCCGGGACGCCGGGGACCCCGCGGGCGGCGGTGGCGAGGAGTCTGTCGCTGAGCGAGCCCTTCCAGTACCAGAGGCTGAGGTGGCCGGAGCCGGCCGAGGCCGATCCCTCGGCGGTCCCGCACCCCGAGAGCGTCAGCAGGCCGGCGCCCGCGCCGCCCAGGGAGGCCCCCAGAAAGCGTCTGCGGGACATCATTCGGTGTTCCATGGGCGCGCACTCGCTTTCCGGGCGTGCCGCGGCCGGGGCACAGCGCTGCCGCGGGCCCGTTCTCACGGGGGATGGGGGGAGGCTTCCTGGATGCGGAAGTGGAAGACAACGATGTCGGCGTGCAGTGGGTGTGGGGCCGCCGGGTCTCGCGGTGGGGGTCCGTGAGCGTCCGTGAACGTTCACGTGAGCGTTGCCGTCGAGTATCGGGGCGCCCGAAATCCGGTGTCAAGGGAACGGCGGCGCTGATCTACCGAGGCGCCGGGCGGACGGGCGGCGAGGGAACGTCAGGCGGAATCGCGCACCACGAGTTCGGGCGTCACCCACGCCTCCGCGCCCCGCAACGGCTCCTCACCCGCGCGCAGCCGGGCCACCTGCTCCACGGCCAGCCGTCCCAGCTGCCGCTTGTCGATGTGCAGGGTGGTCAGGGCGGGTTCGACCAGCTCGCCCAGGGAGAGGCCGTCGAAGCCGAGCACGGCCAGGTCGTCCGGAATGCTCCGGCCGCGGCGGCGGGCGGTGCGCATCGCCCCGACCGCGATCAGGTCGTTGAAGCCGAAGACCGCGGTGATCTCGGGCCGCGCGGTCAGCAGCCGGTCCATGCCGGCCTCGCCGCCCGCCACGCTGTGCTCGGGGCACACCACGACCCACCGCTCGTCGACCGGCAGGCCCAGCCGTCGTACCTGCTCCAGGAAGGCCTGCCGGCGAGGGCCGGGGCCGTGCACGCCGTCCAGCATGCCGATCCTGCGGTGCCCCGCGCGGAACAGATGGTTCATGCCCTGCTCGACACCGGTGGCGGCGTCGATGCCCACGGCTGCGAACCGGGTCTGCTGCGGGCCGCGCTCCAGCAGCACCAGCGGTACGCCTCCGAGGTGCCGGGTGAGCACGTCGTCCGGGTCCTTGAAGTAGCCCACGACCGCGTCCGCCTGGTGGGAGAGCACGTCGAGCGCCTCACGCTCCCTGGCCTCGTCGATCCGGGAGTCCCACACCACGACCTGCCAGCCGCGCTGCTCGGCGGCTTCCAGCACCCCGGCGGCCACCTCCGGGAAGTACGGGTTCCGCAGGTCGGGGATGACCAGGCCCGCGGTGACGGCCCCCTTCTGGACGAGTCCGCGCGCGAACCGGCTCGGCCGGTAGTCCAGGAGCCGCGCCGCCTCCAGGACCCGTTCCTTGGTGCCGGGGTCGATCTCACCCTTGTCGTTGACCGCCCGGGAGACCGTCTGGCGTGACACCCCGGCCAGCCGTGCGACGTCGTGGATCGTGGCCCGGCGCCGGGCACCGCCGGGCCGCTCGGCACTCGGCTCCGCACGCTGATTGTCCGTCCACACGGTCAGCACTGTATCCGGCGCCGGAGCCTGCCCGGCAGGGGAAGCCGGACGAACGCCCTCCGGATGCCCCCCGGTACAGACGCACCCGCCGCTCCGCACCCGCGCACGGCGAGAAGGGGACGTGTCGGGGGGTGTCCGCCCGCAGCGGTTGGCGCGTCAACGCCAGTCAGTCGGTAAGTGGGTCCATCGCGCCGTTCCGAGGACGGACACCCCCCTGCGCGGCCTCGACCCACCACCCGGCGTCAGGCGCCCCAGACGCCGCCGCAGCCGGCCGATCACCCCGCCCCGGCACCCACCACCCCCGTCAGTCGCCGAGCTCGGTGAACAGCGTCAGCTGGAGGGCGCCCGGGCCTTCGAGCCGGGAGTTCAGGGAGTTCCAGGGGGTGCGTGTCGGCTCGGCGACGACCTCGGCTCCCGCGGCGGCCAGCTTCGCCGTCGTGGCGACGGAGTCGTCCACCTGGAAGGCGACCCGGATGGGCCCGGCCACCCGCCGCCCCACCTCGACCTCGTCGATGAACGCGGCGTGGTTCGGGTCGGTCAGCTCCAGGGTGGCCCGCCCGGCGTCGAGGATCGTGACCCGCCCGTCCTCCGAGGCGAACGCGGCCTGCTCGGTCAGCCCGAGCACGTCCCGGTAGAAGTGCAGCGCGGCGTCGTAGTCCTCGGCGGTCACGACCAGACGGAGTTCGCGAACGGCTGGCTCGTCGGACATGGCGGCTCCTCCAGGTCATCGGCTGACCGCGACAACCCGACGGCCGGCCGGAAGATTCCCGTACGCACCCCGCCGAGCGGTCAGAACAACGCGCTGTACGCGTTCAGCGCCGGCTGCCCGCCCAGGTGGGCGTAGAGCACCGTGGAGTCGCGGCGGATCTCGCCCCTCGACACCAGGTCGATCATCCCGGCCATGGACTTGCCCTCGTAGACGGGGTCGGTGACCATCCCCTCGGTCCGGGCC
This is a stretch of genomic DNA from Streptomyces hawaiiensis. It encodes these proteins:
- a CDS encoding ABC transporter substrate-binding protein, with amino-acid sequence MMSRRRFLGASLGGAGAGLLTLSGCGTAEGSASAGSGHLSLWYWKGSLSDRLLATAARGVPGVPGLKVKGSQVPDGDIDSKVRTSLAARAYVPDLTVVNNDNLATFFPDEDEFLDLRTLGAQSVRDQYLDWKWKACFTPTGRMIGFPLDAGPTALYYRRDLFDQAGLPHEPVDVAEELSSWEDFIAAGRTLRRKVPGTPYLVSNIGNVFQQVLLQSPKQFVDADNRFIGDQEHIRRAWDLSVDILRQGLSARITDGTPDFNAAMSGGRVATMTTAVWAINSLKDTAPKTSGSWRLTTLPDGPCNYGGSYVTLTRYCREPEAAFAFLKWLLSPANQLESYQEMALFPTTPASYADPAMHKPDPFFGGQQPIDVFGPAARKAPVVYFSPYEETANTPFFQELTNVETLGKNPERAWRDAVNTAGTALTRLGVS
- a CDS encoding LacI family DNA-binding transcriptional regulator, with translation MWTDNQRAEPSAERPGGARRRATIHDVARLAGVSRQTVSRAVNDKGEIDPGTKERVLEAARLLDYRPSRFARGLVQKGAVTAGLVIPDLRNPYFPEVAAGVLEAAEQRGWQVVVWDSRIDEAREREALDVLSHQADAVVGYFKDPDDVLTRHLGGVPLVLLERGPQQTRFAAVGIDAATGVEQGMNHLFRAGHRRIGMLDGVHGPGPRRQAFLEQVRRLGLPVDERWVVVCPEHSVAGGEAGMDRLLTARPEITAVFGFNDLIAVGAMRTARRRGRSIPDDLAVLGFDGLSLGELVEPALTTLHIDKRQLGRLAVEQVARLRAGEEPLRGAEAWVTPELVVRDSA
- a CDS encoding VOC family protein is translated as MSDEPAVRELRLVVTAEDYDAALHFYRDVLGLTEQAAFASEDGRVTILDAGRATLELTDPNHAAFIDEVEVGRRVAGPIRVAFQVDDSVATTAKLAAAGAEVVAEPTRTPWNSLNSRLEGPGALQLTLFTELGD